Below is a window of Raphanus sativus cultivar WK10039 unplaced genomic scaffold, ASM80110v3 Scaffold3235, whole genome shotgun sequence DNA.
CGCAGAGAAAATACCTCAGGAACAATGGTGTTCAAGAAAGTCTCAGTATCAGCCTGAACATCTGGATCATAATTCTCATTGATTGTAAGAGAAGCACTTGTGTGTTGTACTTCTCCCaacaaaaaatccaaactttaattCAGCAAAAATAAGACCAGAAGCTGAGAGACATtacacaaaaaaagaagaaaacttacAGAAGACATGAGCAAGACCACAGTTGAAACCCGACAGATCTTGTCCAATTTCCTTCAGAatctgtttcaaaaaaaaaaaaaaaaagaactcacAAATCTTAAACGAAATCAAAATCAGAACAGATAAACCAAACACGAGTCGAATCACTCGAAGAAACCTTAGAAGTGATGAGATGACATCCACGTCGTTGAGGTGGAAGAGTGATGGTTTTCTGAGCCCACTTTGGACCACCAGAGGGACTCGCCATGGAACCTCGATCGGTTGCTGGATTCGCTGGAGTGAAGACCGATCTGACACGTAGAGCAGGAGGAACAACACCAGAGAAGAAGATCATCGAGCTCTGCATAGCTTTTGTTTCTCTCTTAAGCCCAAATAACAATGGCCGACAACAATACTCCAATCCCGAACCAAAAGAATCTCTACCGAAAGGGCCTTTCACTTTCACTATCGTCGCCACTCATTTTTTCTTTCACTTCTGGGCCTTAGAATTATTCGTGTGGCTATATTATCCATATGTTAAAACGGCGTGTAGTTCCATTCTCCTTTAGTTGAATCAAACTACGTTCCGTTTTTTTATGTACATTTCGCTGCTTTACATTTATAGAG
It encodes the following:
- the LOC130506435 gene encoding uncharacterized protein LOC130506435, with the translated sequence MQSSMIFFSGVVPPALRVRSVFTPANPATDRGSMASPSGGPKWAQKTITLPPQRRGCHLITSKILKEIGQDLSGFNCGLAHVFLQHTSASLTINENYDPDVQADTETFLNTIVPEGRSAPWRHTMEGPDDMPAHIKSSMFGCQLTIPITKGKLGMGTWQGIWLCEHRDAPTARKVVVTLNGI